The Schistocerca nitens isolate TAMUIC-IGC-003100 chromosome 2, iqSchNite1.1, whole genome shotgun sequence nucleotide sequence TACCCAACCTAAGCAGCTGATCtacctccatattgaccctcctgacagagctgtaaACACAaatctaaactgaaacaatggacctaTGACTAAaaacttgcatagtttaatttaattgttgctgaTGCATACAGTATGATGGTAGAGGCGATTAACTGGGGTGCGGATGCAGGAGCATttactctgtctgcctgttcctgttcctcttctgtaatgattttgctaggccagtggcctctcggttatCAATTGGTTACATTaaacatgaaaaaaggttgtatataacttacaaaataattatttataactGTGATGAAAAGATATTTCTGAGTTTTAAAGAATCAATTACCTCATCTGACTGGGAGTTTAATTCTACAATTGATAATCATATTATTGACTGAGCATATAATAAGAGAATGAGCATGTAAAGATTGAATTTTTCAAGTGTATATAAAACTAGTGTTTCTTCTAGGGTACTGAAACACCCCCTTgtcaattttattatttgtttttaatcAAGGGCCGTGTTTATGACGTCTGAAATTTCATAATGCATAAAGCATAAAATATATTGATTAAGTAATATgtatatttttataatatacaaATGAAGATATTTTTACTAGTGTTATTTTCACAAAAAGTAGTTGGAGATGATAGGAATACAGTAATAAAGTATTTAAATTATTTTGGTTATTTGGATATACCTGATAAAGAAACTACTCAAGTGAGAGGAGATGATTTTAGAGAAGCATTAACGTTGTTTCAGCTAACACACAATCTCGAAATAAGTGGTGAGATAAATGACGATTTATTGAATTTGATGAAAATGCcaagatgtggtgtaaaagatcgGTTTCGTAACTATAGTGCTGCTTtatataaatggaataagaaatatattaaatggcattataaaggtgctactaaaaagGTATTACAATTAACAGATGCAGCATTAAATTTGTGGCAAAAATATATTGATATTAAATTTGCTCATGACAGCAATAATCCAgacattttaattacaaataaaagaagaaaacataaatatgAAATTCATAACCATATACAATGTCCAAAACAACTATATGGGAAAGGTAACGTATTAGTGCATGCTTTCTTCCCAAATATGAATAATAATCCAGTAGAAATACACATGGATGATGAAGAATTTGGGTATTTAGAAATTGATACAAATACGCAAAAACGCCAAATAAATCTGTTTGAAATATTAGTACATGAGATTGGCCATGCTTTAGGTTTACAACATTCAGATGTTTATGGATCAACAATGTACTCTTTCTATAATGGTTCACATTCAGAATTACCTCAAGATGATATTAACGCTATTCAAAGTTTATAAGGTAAAATATCACCACAGCCTCCTACACCAAAAATAAGTGTAAGCTTACCTACATCATCTACACTAAATGAACCAGTTGAATCATTATGTCGAAGTAAAAATATAGATCACTTATTATTTGCATatggaaaattatatattttttataaaaagtgGATGTGGATAGTTGATAATGATATAGTACCAAATTCACAACTAATAACAaattggttaacatttttacctcAAAATTTACAACATATAAATGGTATATACAATTTCACCTAGTGGTGAAATTGTAATAATTGTTGACAAAATTATCTATATGATTCATTTGCACACATTACAACAAATTTCAGGATTTCCAAAAACAATATTGATTACTGGATtatgataaaattttaaattaaacagTATAGTAAACACATAGTCAGGTAGGACGTTTTTATTCCTTAATGAGTTTTTCTTTGCTGAGTTAGATGAGTGTAACTTTAAGTATAAAGTACGAGGTGTTATAAGTAGGCAATTTTCAGAATTACCAATATGTGTAAATTCTGTATTTAGATAGATTAATGGCatgctgtatttttttaaaatgtgatacATTTCATGAGTATAATGAATTCACAAAAAAGGTAATAAGAGCTGGTACAACTGATTTATCATTATTTGGAATAAATTGCTCATTAATACCACAGCTAATAAATACACTAAAAATACAATACATAGCTAGAAAATATCTCATTATAAGTAGACAACATAAATGGACAACAAATACTTAAGTTActtttatataataaatggacaacaatAGGGAAAAGAAAAGTACAAAATGTAGTACCTTAAAGGATATAAATGAATTTGGAaagaaattaggtaaaccaagatcaatttgtaaaaaatgaataaatcaagatcGGAAAAATAGCTACTCTCCTAAAAAAGAGATACCATAGATAATATGAAAAAATGTACCAAATGCAGTGTCTTAAAGGATATAAATGAATTTGGAAAGACATTAGGTAAATCAAGATGGATTTGTAAAAAATGTATAAATTAAGATCGAAAAAATAGATATTCTCCTAAGAAAAACAACACCAAGAAAAATGAAATAGAAAAGAGtaacacacaaaatgaaatagaaaatattaaCCCATCTTTGCAACTAGTCCAAAGAGTTGAAGTTATCGATATACCAGATCTACTTGATTATAATAaatctgatgatgataatgaatatACACCTGAAAAAACCATACAGCAGTCACAAATATCGAGAAAAATATTTCATTAGGAAACTCTATAGTATCATGAAGATTGATCACATCGGTGCAGTTGTACAGATGTTTAATGGTACTGATATCGAAGGAATAACAGAA carries:
- the LOC126235213 gene encoding matrix metalloproteinase-19-like; the encoded protein is MKIFLLVLFSQKVVGDDRNTVIKYLNYFGYLDIPDKETTQVRGDDFREALTLFQLTHNLEISGEINDDLLNLMKMPRCGVKDRFRNYSAALYKWNKKYIKWHYKGATKKVLQLTDAALNLWQKYIDIKFAHDSNNPDILITNKRRKHKYEIHNHIQCPKQLYGKGNVLVHAFFPNMNNNPVEIHMDDEEFGYLEIDTNTQKRQINLFEILPPTPKISVSLPTSSTLNEPVESLCRSKNIDHLLFAYGKLYIFYKKWMWIVDNDIVPNSQLITNCGEIVIIVDKIIYMIHLHTLQQISGFPKTILITGL